The sequence below is a genomic window from Deltaproteobacteria bacterium GWC2_55_46.
AAGGCTCGACCCGGCTGATATGGAGAAGCTCGGCGTGGAGGTGGGGGACATAGTCTGGGTCGAAGGCAAACGGAGGACGGCCGCCAAGGTGGTCCCTGCGCATGCCGAGAACAGGGGAAAGGGAATAGTGCAGGTGGACGGAGTGATCAGGCAGAACGCTCAGGCCGGCCTGGATGAGAAGGTCGCGGTCAGCAAGGCCTCGTACAAGCCCGCCCAGAAGGTCGTGCTTGCGCCCATAACTTATCTAAGGACAGTCCCCAAAGATACGCGTTTCATCTCCGGGCTACTTGACGGTCTGCCAGTAGTCGAGGGAGACAAGATCAGGACGAGCCTCTTTGGCACGCGGAACAGGGATTTCAATGTGGAGAGCGTCTCTCCCGGCGAAACTGTAATCATAAACTCCAGGACCGCTGTCGAAGTGAAGGGCGGGGAAAAGAAAGCGGCCGAAAGGGCGCGGGTCACTTATGAGGACATAGGCGGGCTCAAGAAGGAGATAAGGAAGATAAGGGAGATGATAGAGCTGCCCTTGAAGCACCCTCAGGTCTTCGAAAGGCTCGGGATCGACGCTCCCAAGGGCGTATTCCTGCACGGGCCGCCCGGCTGCGGGAAGACCCTCATAGCCAGGGCCGTTGCGAACGAGACTGACGCGTACTTCACCACCATCAGCGGCCCGGAGGTGATTCACAAGTTCTACGGCGAGAGCGAGGCCAACCTGCGCAAGATCTTCGAGAGCGCCACTGCGAACGCGCCGGCTATTATCTTCATAGACGAAATAGACTCTGTCGCCCCGAAGCGTTCTGACATGGGCGGGGAGAAGCAGGTCGAGAGAAGGGTCGTGGCCCAGCTCCTTACCCTTATGGACGGGCTTGAGAGCAGGGGGCAGGTCATAGTCATAGGCGCTACCAACCTCCCGAACATGGTGGACCCGGCATTGAGAAGGCCGGGCAGGTTTGACAGGGAGATAGAGATAAGCATACCTGACAGGAACGGCAGGCTTGAGATACTCACCATACATACGAGGGGCATGCCTCTCGCGTCCGATGTGGACCTTGAAAAACTCTCCCAGATAACCCACGGCTTTATCGGGGCGGACCTCGAAGCCCTCTGCCGCGAAGCTGCGATGACTACCTTGAGAAAGATCTTCCCTTCGATTGACCTTCATACAGAGGACCTGCCTTACGAGACCCTGAGGAGCCTCGAAGTCACCATGGACGATTTTCTCGAGGCTATGAAAGATATTGAGCCTTCCGCAATGAGGGAGGTATTCGTCGAGATACCTGACGCCAGGTGGTCTGACGTGGGCGGCATGGAGGAGGTGAAGCAGGCGCTCAAGGAGGCGGTTGAGTGGCCGCTCAAGAGCCCGGAGATATTCCGGTACGCGGGCGCGAGGCCGTCGAAAGGCATTCTCCTCTGCGGGCCCCCGGGGACCGGCAAGACGCTCCTTGCAAGGGCGCTCGCCACCGAAAGCGAGGTGAACTTCATCTCTATCAAGGGCCCGGAGCTTATCTCCAAGTGGGTGGGGGAGAGCGAAAGGGGGGTGAGGGAGATATTCCATAAGGCCCGGCTCGCCTCTCCGTGCATAGTCTTCTTCGACGAGATAGACTCCCTTGCGCCGAGGAGAGGTGCGGGGGACTCCCATGTGGCCGAGAGGGTCATAAGCCAGATGCTCACGGAAATGGACGGGATAGAAGAGCTTAAGGGCGTTGTAGTGTTCGCGGCCACCAACAGGATAGATATGCTGGACACGGCGCTTCTGAGGCCGGGAAGGTTCGACCAGATATTCCATATTCCCATGCCGGATGAGACGACCAGGCGCGGGATACTGAAGGTCCATACCGTTAAAAAGCCCCTCTCAGGCGACGTGGACCTCGATGAGATCGCCAGGTCCACGGAAGGCTTTACAGGTTCTGAGCTCGAAGGTGTATGCAGGGAGGCCTCGCTCTCGGCCATCCGGTCTTATCTGGCCGGAGGTGCGGCAGAGCCCGGGCGTGAAGCCTCTTACGCCTCTCTCTCGGTTACAATGGCCCAGATGAAGAAAGCGGTCGAGATGATGAAGAAAAGGAAGAAGGGGGAATAGAGGATAGCATGGGTTTCCTGTTGGACGACATTATACTCTTCCCCGTCAAGGGTGTTGCCTGGATAGGGCAGCGGCTCAAGCAGGCGGCAGACGATGAGATGCTCGATAGCTCGAAGGTGCAGGGTGAGCTGATGGAGCTTCAGATCCAGTTTGAGCTCGGCGCCATATCGGAAGAGGAGTACGCCAGGAGGGAAGGCGAACTCCTCGAGAGACTTGAAGAGATTAAAAGGCTTAAAGAACGGGCCTCGGGAGGCGAATGAACCGGAGAGAAACATGCCCATAAGCTTAAGCGAGATAATAATCAAGACGAGGAAGGAACTGCAAAGCATCACAGGCCTCGATGCCTCATCCACCGTAAAGACCGTGAGGGATGAGAAGGGCTGGCACATCTTCGTAGAGATGGTCGAGAAGCACTCCATCCCGGACGGTATGGATATCCTCGCCACCTATGAGGCTATCCTGGACCTCGATGGCAATCTGACGGAGTTCAGGCGCAGGGGCTTGCGCAAGCGCATGGACACGGCGGTAACGGAATAGGGGCAATGGCATGACGGTAAAGGCCGCGCATACAGAGTATACGATTCTGGATGTCGTTGACAGGATCCTCGACAAAGGGCTTGCCATAAACGCCGACATCTCCATCTCGATAGCGGGCACCGAACTGCTTGGGATAAAGATCCGGGCGGCGCTGGCGTCTTTTGAGACTGCCGCGAAGTACGGGCTTGAGTTCCCGAGCGGGGTTGAGCGGGGCAGCCCGGCCTGGCAGGATGCAGGGGTTTTGAAGGAGAGCTGTCCCGGCTGCGGCAAAAAGCAACCGGCCAGGGAACTCCTGGAGCAGCGCTGCCCCTGGTGCGGCTGGATGAGCGCGAGCGCAAAGGAGCGCGAAACGTCCTTGATAATGGAGCTGAAATGAAAGCCCCGGTATTCTTTATTCATGGGATCGTAAGGGGGACCGGGGGCACAGCCCAACTTCCCGTTTTGAATTCTGCGGAAGTCCGCGCCCTGAACTATCGGGATATGGCCTGCCTGATCTCAGGCCCGTTCCCTGCCGGTCCGGCTGAGGGCACAAGTGCTCTCGCCGATATGCTTACAATGCACCATTCCGTCCTCGAGCAGGCGATGGATAGGGCACGGGCGGTCCTGCCTGTCAAGATGGGGGCGAAGTTCACGTCAGACGGGCAGGTAGTGGACTTGATGGAGAGGGCATACACGGAATTCTCAAAGAGGCTCGATGTCCTCGAAGACAGGATCGAGGCGGATCTTACGGCGTATTGGCAGGATCTGGACGGGATGATAAAGGGGATAGCCGCAGTGGACGGGGAGATAACACTGCTCAGGGAAAGGATACAGGGCAGGCCGGCCAATGAGACGCTTGAAGAGAGGATCAGGGTCGGATCGGCCATAAAGGACAGGGTCGAGAAAAGGCGCGTGAAGGCGCAGTCTCTTATCCTGGAGAGGCTCGGTAAAGAGGTCTGCAGGTCCAGGGTGCTGGAGCTTGCGGATGACAGGATTGTCCTGAGCTGCGCCTTGCTGATAGATCGGAAAAAGTTGCAGGGCTTCGAGAAAGCCCTGGATGAGGTCAACTCCATCCTGGAAGAGAAGGTCCGGCTGAGGTATGTCTCTCCCCTGCCGCCGTACTCTTTTGCCATGCTGGAAGTGAAAGAGGCGGAGTATGAAGAGGTGCTCAGGGCGAAAAGCCTTTTCGGGCTCGGGGACGAGTTCACCCCTGCGGACATAAAGCAGGCATACCATAACATGGCCCTCGAACTCCATCCTGACAGCGACCAGGACAATGCGGCCCTCAATGCCGGGTTCGAGGACGTTAAAAAGGCATACGAGGCGCTGAGGAACTTCTGCCAAAGCGGCAGATGCTCTTTCAGGCAAGGCGGTCTCCAGAGCTTCCTTTATATAGAAACCAGAGGCCAGGAGGCGGCCTGAGTGAAAGGCAGACGGTTGAAGACATGCCGATTGAGTTGAACGAAAAGAATATAAAAAAAGGGGTGCTGTCCCTTGTTCTGGCGCTCGTCGATATCCTGAGAGATGTACTTAAGCACCAGGCCGTAAGGAGAATGGAAGGCGGAAGGCTCTCCGGAGAAGAGGTCGAGAGGCTCGGCAGGGCGCTTAAGGACATCGACACAGCGGTCGAGGAGCTTAAAGAGGAACTCGGCATAATGGACGCTGTCCGGTCGGTCAGGGAAGGTCTTGACGGGGCTGTTGGCGAGGCGCTGGGAGCAGCCTTCGCGCAGGCGGAAATGAAGGGGAGCAATGCATATGCAGAAAAGGCCTGAGGAAAAAAAATATCCTCAGGGGAGCGCCTATCTTTACTGTGTTACCAGGGGCGAGGGCAGCCTGGCCGCCGGGATCCGGGGAATAGAGGCGGGAGAGATAAAAAGGGTCAGGGCCGGGGACCTCTCGGCCTTTGTCCAGGAGCCGTCGTTCATGCAGGGGCTTCCTGACAAGGCCCTGCTGGAGGAATGGATAGTCATCCACCACAGGACCATCGAGGCTGTTATCCTGGGCTTCGGGGCGGCCTTGCCATTCGGCTTCGGAAAGGTGCTGGCAGGCGAGGATGGAAAGTCTCCCGATGAGTTCCTGCTGGGGTGGCTCGCTGCGAATTATGAAGACCTGAAAGAGAAGCTGGACAGGGTCGAAGGAAGGGACGAGTACGGAGTACAGGTCTTCTGGGATGCACAGGCCGTTGCGCAAATGGTCTCATCCGGCCCGGAGATAAAAAAGATGGTTGATGAAGTGGCCTGGTGTTCGGAAGGGACGGCTTATCTTCAAGGCGAAAGGCTCAAGCGTGCGGTCCAGCACGCTATGGCCGAACTTGCGGGCAGCTATTTTGCAGAGATATATAGGGGCCTCGGCCCCTATTCCGACAGGATAAAGGTCGAACAGGTAAAAAAAGCAGCCGAAGGCAGGCAGATGATAGTGAACGTCTCATGCCTGGTAAGGCGGGAGAGCGCAGACGCGCTTGGAGAGTACCTCGGCAAGGTCGAAACCGAGCGCGGAGCGCAGGTGAGGTTTACCGGACCCTGGCCCCCGTACTCTTTTGTTTGAGGCCGCAATGATACCCGAAAACAGGCTTGAGTTTACGCTTTCTGACGCGCTTGACAGGCTCCTTGACAAAGGGCTGGTGATAAACGCGGATGTCATAATAACAGTCGCCGGAATCCCCCTTGTGGCTGTCGCATTGAGGGCGGCTATATCGGGAATGGAGACCATGCTCGAATACGGAATGATGAGGGATTGGGACAGGAGCATAAGGGGTATTTGCCCTGAAGACCACATGGAGGGAGCATGGCAAAAGCGGTAGGCATAGACCTTGGCACGACCTTTTCGGTCGCCGCATTCCTGGATGGGCAGGGAAGGCCTGTGGTCATCCCCGGCCCTGGCGGCAACAGGTTTACGCCCTCTGTGGTGGCGATACTCGAAAACGGGCAGAGGATAGCAGGTGCGCAGGCAAAGGACCGTGCTCTGATAGACCCTGAAAGAACGGTATTCTCGGTAAAGAGGAAGATGGGCAGAAGGACTTACCTTGAGCTTGCCGGCTCTGAGGTGATCGCGCAGATAAAAAGGCGCATGGGATCGGACTTCAGGGTCAGCATCGGGGACAGGGAGTACACCCCTGAGGAGATATCTGCGGTGATTTTAAGGAAGCTCAAGGAGGATGCCGAACGGTATCTCGGAGCCGAGGTCAGGAAGGCGGTTGTAAGCGTGCCTGCCTATTTCAATATAACCCAGCGCCAGGCGACCCTGGACGCCGGGGCAATAGCAGGTCTTGATGTGATGAGGATAATAGACGAGCCAACGGCCGCTGCGCTTGCATACGGGGCTGACCTGGCCGGGGCCGAGACAATCATGGTCTGGGACCTTGGCGGCGGCACCTTTGACGTCTCGGTACTGGAGCTGGGGGACGGGGTCTTCGAGGTGAAGGGCGTTTGCGGTGATAACTGGCTTGGCGGAGACGATTATGACTCCAGGCTGGCCGGGCTAATAGCCGAGGGAATAGAAAAGGAACATGGGGTTGACCCGAGGAAAGACGGCTCGGCGAATATCATGCTCAGGGAGCTTGCGGAGCAATGCAAGATGGAGCTTTCAAAAAAGACGGAGACGCGGGTAACTTTTGATTTTCCCGTACTCGGAAAGAAACTCCGCTGGGAGAGGACCATCTCCAGGCAGGAGTTCGAGCGCCTCACTTCGGATCTCGTGGAAAGAATGGCCGGCCCAGCTGAGAAGGCATTGAGGGACGCTGGGCTTGCTCCAGGCGACATAGACAGGGTGCTTATGGTGGGCGGCTCGACCAGGATGCCGCAGGTAAGGAAGGCGGTTGAAAGGCTCATGGGGAAGGGGCCATGTTTCGGGGTTAACCCCGACGAGGCAGTCGCGATGGGGGCGGCGATACAGGCCGGGATACTCCTCGGGCAGGTCAAGAGGAAGGTGCTTATTGACGTCATCCCTATATCGATCGGCGTGGAGACCGAAGGCGGGGTCTTCACCAGGCTGATTGAAAGGAATACCTCGATACCGGCCGCCAAAAGCCGGATTTTCACCAATTCATTCGATAACCAGGCCTCGATGGATATACATGTGCTCCAGGGTGAGAGGGCCATGGCCGCGGACAATATAACCATGGACAGTTTCGAGCTTGATGGGATATCGCCGGCCCTGAGGGGCGAGTCGCTCGTGGAGGTCAGGTTCGAGATAAACGCTAACGGGGTGCTAAATGTATCCGCAACCGACCTGCGCAGCGAAAAAAGCTCTTCGATCAGGGTCAGCCCGCGGTTCTACGGACTTCCGAAAGAAGAGATAGAGCGCATGCTGAGGGAGGCAGAGGAGCATGAGGACCATGACCGTATCGGGCGTGCAAGGGCCGAAGCGGCCATAGCCGCGGCGAACATGGTATCTGCGGCGAGACTGCAGGCAGGGGAGGCAGCCGCCTCTGGTGAGATTACAGCCCTTGCGGACGCGCTCGAAGCGGCACTGGGAGAGAAGGACGCCCCTGAGATAGAAAGGCTGTCAGCGGAACTTAAGCGGCTCATGGAGAGCCTGCCCGGCTGGCGCGCTATGGCAGGGAACTACTGAGACGGGTGCACGAGGATGGCGCTACGCAGCATACCACCGAGGACTTCGCTTGACAAGGTCAGGAGGAAAACGGAAGTAGAGGACGCCCCCCGGCGGGAAGCGGTGCGTAAACCCCGGGAATGGATCTACGAGACCCGGCCCAATTTCAAGAGAGTAAGCGAGCCGCTTGTGGATGTATTCAAAGAGGCCGAGGTCGTCAAGATCATAATAGACCTGAGCGGTTTCAGTCGCGGCGACATAGACATAGAAATCAAAAAGGACAGATACGTCATAAGCGCAAAGAAGGGAGACAACACGTTCAGCAAGGAGATAGTCTTCCCCAGGGACGTGGATATTTCCCGTACAGAGGAAAGGTTCAAAAACGGCCTGCTTGAGATTATGCTGCCGAGGAAATCGCCGTCTTGAGGATCTGTCCGAAGGAGGATATATGAGGAGGACCTCTCGCATCCTCGTAATAGGCGAGGAAAGGAGCAGGCGCGGCGAGCTGAGCGAGGCGCTTGAGAAAGAAGGGTTCAGCGTTGATGCATTTAAGTGCGCTGAAAAGGGAATAAGGGCCGCAGGCAGGAGCAGGCCGGACCTTGTGATAATAACCCTCAAAACACCGCTGTCCAGCGGTATGGACGCCCTCGGCAGGCTCAAGAGGGCTAATCCCGGCCTGAAGGTGATACTCATGACAAAGGCCGGCTCGATAATGACCGCGAAAAGGGCCATGATGATGGGCGCAGACGACTACATAACCAGACCGCTTGATGTGGAACACATAAAGAACGTAGTACGGGGCCGTCCCGTCCTCTGGGGCAAGGCATAGGGCGCCCGATGAGAAGGCTCCTGTACGCTCCCGTCATTCATATGAGCGCGGACCTGGGCGAGATCTCCTCTAAAGTGTCTGAAAAGGGCATCGCGCATATCGGAGAAGGCCTCTGGGCAGCGCACATGAAGACAGTGGACGGCTTCTGGTTCGTGCTGGCTGATTTTTTCGGGCGTATTGAGGCGAAAGGGCTCAAGATATACCAGGACGGGATGCTGGCCAACGGTGATATTGGCCGGAGGATAGTCGATGATGCTGTAAGGAAAGGCAGCAGGAATTTCGAGATAATAGCGGACCTCATGAAACGGGGCGCCCTGCTTGTCAAGACAGAGGACATCGGCCTATTGAAAAGGGAAAGAGACCTCCTGCACTCGCTCGGACGGGCCCGCACTTTCGGAGAGAGATTAATAAATTTCCTGAAATACAGGCTGGCAAGGAATGGGCTGCTCAGGGCCAGGGACAGGTTCATGGCTGAAAGGATCGACAAAACCCTGGCCGTCGGTGAGACAGGGGTCCTCTTCGTAGGGGCCTATCATGATGTCAGGCGCTGGCTGCCTGCGGATATAGAGGTGATAGAGATAAAGGACAGGGAAAAGGTCCGGGACTACCACAGGAAGTTCATCTCATGCAGAAGGGGCCTGGAGCCTCTCAAAAAGTACCTGCTCTCTCCTGTCCAGGTCAGAGTCTGACTGCTCTCTTGCACGCCGGCGAGATCGGCATCCGGGACCGCTGAACTATATTTAAAGGAGAGGCTTGAAAATTAAATAATAAAAAGGAAGGGGGTCGGCCTTTAAGACAACCCCCTTTAAATTATTTCAGAAAAAATTTGGCTGCCTGATCTGGACTATTTAGAAAAAACGTGGTTTCATATGCTGCTGAAATATTTGGACTTTTTCCTGATCTGAATTTGTATTTGACCGCTTAATCCAGAGAAAAATACGATTTTGGTTTTTTTATGATTTCTGCCATTAGAATCACATATCATATTAATTTTCCTATGTATTTTGGTTAAAAAGGAATCTGTTTTTTTGTTTTGGGAGTTTACTTTAGAACTCTTGTCCGAAAACGATGCTAACTGATTGATTTACAAGTCTATCCCACCATTTGATACTTGTGTATCTTTTTGTGGACGAGCCCCGTATTTATTCCTAATTCAACCTCGAAGTGCAACGAAGGGAGCAGCTACTTCGATTGGTTTTCTGAAGCCAAGGCATTTGGGCCTGTTGTTGATTAAGAACTCGATTCTGGCGATCTGTTCGTCGCTAAGGCAGTTTTCAATCGAACGGGAGAGACCGATTGTGAAACCTGAATCCGCGCGCGCCCTCTGGATATTCGCCATTATACTTGCCGTGGCCGGCTCGGCTATACCGAGTCCGAGCGGAAGATTTTTCTTTAGCGTGGTTGCCGCGCTGGTTGCTCTGCCACCCGCAATCTTTGGGGCGGGCCGGGCCCGTCTTGGCGGTACGATTGCCTGTATTTTTTCACTGGTGCAGCACGGACAAATTGAAATGAGAGCACGCGCAGCTTGGACAGAGCGAAGCGAATCCCAAATTACTCACGAAGTCCGGGTATGTTTTTAGATGGTACATGCGGCACCTCAACCATTGAACTTTAGTTATCCTCTGCGCCAGTGTACCTGCGCATACTCGATGAAGATCGCAAGTATTACGCCCGCGAACATGGATATGACGAGGCTTAAAAAGACGATATGTTTCTTTTTGGGCCTTATTCTTACGTCAGGTGGCCTTGGAGGGTCGATCACCTTGAAGGCGAAGTTCTCCTTCATCTCCGCCATCATTGAGATCTCTATCTGCTGCGTGAGAAGGTTGTATAGCTTCTGCCTGATGATAGGGTCCTCGGTCGTCTTTAGCAGGTTTTCAAGATGCCTCGCGTTTGCACCGGCCATCTTCTTCGACTCTTCGCTCATGTGCTCGACAAGCTCGGCAAGGAAGTAGTTGACGAGCGCAGAGGCTAGTTCAGGGTCGCGGAACTCGGCTGACAGGGTTATCGTGTTGGAAGCGAGGTTGTTCTTGACCGACATGACGCCTTCAAGCATTCTGAGGGCGTCCCACATCGATGGGCCGTCTGAGCCCGCGCTGTCCTGAGTGCCATTGCCCCTGCTCATGGTCCCCGAAGACAGGGTCGGGGACGGGACCCCTTCCGCCCTCTTCCATGCCTTTTTATCTTCATCCCACTGATCGGGGAAAAGGACCGGAAGGAGGCTGTATTTCCTGGTCACCCTTTCCCTGAGCACATTGGAATTAAGCAGGTTTATGATCTCGGATGAGCTTGCCGAACTGGGAAG
It includes:
- a CDS encoding gas vesicle protein GvpM, whose product is MIPENRLEFTLSDALDRLLDKGLVINADVIITVAGIPLVAVALRAAISGMETMLEYGMMRDWDRSIRGICPEDHMEGAWQKR
- a CDS encoding gas vesicle protein GvpG encodes the protein MGFLLDDIILFPVKGVAWIGQRLKQAADDEMLDSSKVQGELMELQIQFELGAISEEEYARREGELLERLEEIKRLKERASGGE
- a CDS encoding gas vesicle protein GVPa produces the protein MTVKAAHTEYTILDVVDRILDKGLAINADISISIAGTELLGIKIRAALASFETAAKYGLEFPSGVERGSPAWQDAGVLKESCPGCGKKQPARELLEQRCPWCGWMSASAKERETSLIMELK
- a CDS encoding AAA family ATPase → MRISTALHLRVSEAGAKDVGRGMARLDPADMEKLGVEVGDIVWVEGKRRTAAKVVPAHAENRGKGIVQVDGVIRQNAQAGLDEKVAVSKASYKPAQKVVLAPITYLRTVPKDTRFISGLLDGLPVVEGDKIRTSLFGTRNRDFNVESVSPGETVIINSRTAVEVKGGEKKAAERARVTYEDIGGLKKEIRKIREMIELPLKHPQVFERLGIDAPKGVFLHGPPGCGKTLIARAVANETDAYFTTISGPEVIHKFYGESEANLRKIFESATANAPAIIFIDEIDSVAPKRSDMGGEKQVERRVVAQLLTLMDGLESRGQVIVIGATNLPNMVDPALRRPGRFDREIEISIPDRNGRLEILTIHTRGMPLASDVDLEKLSQITHGFIGADLEALCREAAMTTLRKIFPSIDLHTEDLPYETLRSLEVTMDDFLEAMKDIEPSAMREVFVEIPDARWSDVGGMEEVKQALKEAVEWPLKSPEIFRYAGARPSKGILLCGPPGTGKTLLARALATESEVNFISIKGPELISKWVGESERGVREIFHKARLASPCIVFFDEIDSLAPRRGAGDSHVAERVISQMLTEMDGIEELKGVVVFAATNRIDMLDTALLRPGRFDQIFHIPMPDETTRRGILKVHTVKKPLSGDVDLDEIARSTEGFTGSELEGVCREASLSAIRSYLAGGAAEPGREASYASLSVTMAQMKKAVEMMKKRKKGE
- a CDS encoding gas vesicle K, whose translation is MPIELNEKNIKKGVLSLVLALVDILRDVLKHQAVRRMEGGRLSGEEVERLGRALKDIDTAVEELKEELGIMDAVRSVREGLDGAVGEALGAAFAQAEMKGSNAYAEKA